Proteins encoded within one genomic window of candidate division WOR-3 bacterium:
- a CDS encoding ferritin family protein: MDKVTIVDIAIENEKGAIFTYLEIARKTKDTSGKNMFITLASEEVRHLLSLLEVKDLFSKEVHIKTLEVPKSEIEKLLPDIKAREKKKHGKSELNELDALEIALEQEKKSMEFYETHYQSVDDDSLKALLKKLYETEKAHYELIMAQIDYIKGTGFWFDIPEFSME, translated from the coding sequence ATGGATAAAGTTACAATAGTTGACATTGCCATTGAAAACGAAAAGGGTGCTATTTTTACTTACCTGGAAATTGCGAGAAAAACAAAGGATACCAGTGGTAAAAATATGTTCATAACCCTCGCAAGCGAGGAAGTTAGGCACCTCCTTTCTCTCTTAGAAGTCAAGGATCTATTCAGTAAAGAGGTCCACATAAAGACCCTTGAAGTTCCCAAATCTGAAATTGAAAAACTACTCCCAGACATAAAGGCAAGAGAAAAGAAAAAACATGGAAAATCTGAGTTAAACGAACTGGATGCCCTTGAAATAGCATTAGAGCAAGAAAAGAAATCGATGGAATTTTATGAAACCCATTACCAATCGGTTGATGACGATTCTTTAAAAGCTTTGCTAAAAAAACTCTATGAGACCGAAAAAGCCCATTATGAGCTCATAATGGCTCAAATCGATTACATAAAAGGAACAGGTTTCTGGTTTGACATTCCAGAATTTAGTATGGAATAA
- the infC gene encoding translation initiation factor IF-3, whose translation MSRDTQPPLAPNFKKRNKEEPYRVNEKIKAYEVRVIGPDGSHLGIMKTKDALKLAYEYGLDLVEVSPNANPPVCKILDYGRLKYEEQKKQKEAKKKQQGEVREITMSPRISDHDLEVKLKKVREFLEEGNKVRIIIMFKGRELAHPEWGNEIYEKIVQQLEGEAVVEVPPKMEGKNLTFLLKAVSKKTKEDDHA comes from the coding sequence ATTAGCAGAGATACACAACCCCCATTAGCGCCAAACTTTAAAAAGAGAAACAAGGAAGAGCCTTACAGGGTAAATGAGAAAATCAAGGCCTACGAAGTGAGAGTCATTGGACCTGACGGTTCCCACCTCGGTATCATGAAGACAAAAGATGCTCTGAAATTAGCTTATGAATATGGACTTGACCTTGTGGAAGTCTCGCCCAACGCAAATCCCCCTGTATGCAAGATACTCGACTACGGAAGATTAAAATACGAAGAGCAGAAAAAGCAAAAAGAGGCAAAAAAGAAGCAGCAGGGCGAAGTAAGAGAAATTACGATGAGTCCAAGAATCTCCGATCACGACTTAGAAGTTAAACTCAAAAAAGTCAGAGAGTTTTTAGAAGAAGGAAACAAAGTTCGTATAATAATTATGTTCAAAGGAAGGGAATTGGCCCATCCAGAGTGGGGAAATGAAATATACGAAAAAATCGTACAGCAATTAGAAGGTGAAGCCGTCGTAGAAGTACCCCCAAAAATGGAAGGGAAAAACTTAACCTTCCTTCTAAAAGCTGTATCAAAGAAAACAAAGGAGGATGACCATGCCTAA
- a CDS encoding D-alanine--D-alanine ligase — translation MDFSELKEILKDKRITVICGGWSGEREVSLRSGRKVYESLLRQGFNATLFDLTRENISEIKPGFTDVAFVILHGKPGEDGTIQGMLEIMGIPYTGSGVLASAIGMDKIMTKKIMHYANINTPPYYFIPSHKKNLRGEAEIALKTLGIPAVVKPRYEGSSLGVRIVHNDQEFFEAVYETREKFGDFYIEKYIKGKTITCGVLGTGEESFPLPILEMEVVGREFYDYTAKYTKGLTNFIIPARLSEETTRAFQEASVKLHREIGCRGFSRVDGIVDESDNYYVLEINTLPGMTDLSDLPKEAEHMGISYDEVVLYILRSAFE, via the coding sequence ATGGATTTTTCAGAGCTAAAAGAGATTTTAAAAGACAAGAGAATAACTGTAATTTGTGGCGGTTGGTCTGGCGAAAGGGAAGTATCTCTTAGATCTGGTAGAAAGGTTTACGAGAGCTTACTGAGACAAGGTTTTAACGCAACTCTTTTTGATCTAACCAGGGAGAATATCTCTGAAATTAAACCTGGCTTCACTGATGTCGCCTTCGTAATCCTTCATGGAAAGCCAGGCGAAGACGGGACTATTCAAGGAATGCTCGAAATAATGGGAATTCCTTATACCGGTTCAGGTGTCCTCGCATCGGCTATCGGAATGGATAAGATAATGACAAAGAAAATCATGCACTACGCGAACATAAACACTCCACCCTATTATTTCATACCGTCGCACAAAAAAAACTTAAGGGGAGAAGCAGAAATCGCCTTAAAAACCCTGGGGATACCCGCCGTTGTAAAACCGAGATATGAAGGATCCAGCCTCGGAGTCAGAATAGTTCATAATGATCAAGAGTTCTTTGAAGCAGTTTACGAAACCCGCGAGAAGTTTGGCGATTTTTACATTGAAAAATACATAAAAGGTAAAACCATAACCTGTGGGGTATTGGGGACCGGCGAGGAAAGCTTCCCATTACCAATTCTTGAAATGGAAGTTGTTGGAAGAGAATTCTACGACTACACCGCAAAATATACTAAGGGGTTAACAAATTTTATAATACCTGCACGCCTTTCTGAAGAGACTACAAGAGCCTTCCAGGAAGCTTCCGTAAAACTTCATAGAGAGATAGGATGTCGTGGCTTTTCCAGGGTAGATGGGATAGTGGACGAAAGCGATAACTACTATGTTTTAGAAATAAATACACTTCCCGGTATGACAGATCTTTCTGACTTGCCAAAGGAAGCTGAGCACATGGGGATCTCTTACGATGAGGTAGTACTGTACATTCTCAGATCGGCCTTTGAGTAG
- a CDS encoding SLC13 family permease, producing MNTWKRLFGLLLTALIAVLLYKLPVMTSMTIPQKITAIIFIVAAILWIFEIIPLYVTSFVILVLEVLWLMPKMEGAKATTFLSPFFSTTILLFLGGFVLAKGLEAYKIDELVAEKILENTGGKPGITLFAFLAVSAFLSMWMSNTAVTALMLAVTLPVVRKLTDKNYAKALLIAIAFGSNIGGMGTPIGTPPNAIALDYIKKAGSNVNFAKWVFFAFPYVVILTVLAWLVLYFLFPHKVDKVEMHVSPDASKRNDPRVKVIIIVSIITALLWLTESIHKIDAAYVALVPVLIYFSFGILKREDFNSLSWDVLILMGGGLSLGEAFKASGLGTYIVNSLGISNLSFAAQLALLAGVTAIITNFMSNTSTAALIIPLAMGLNLDPVHQAILVIAIGLAASASMLLPISTPPNAIVYSSGELKVVDMFKAGLVILILQYALLITFEKFMIQLIIK from the coding sequence ATGAACACCTGGAAAAGGTTATTTGGTCTCCTACTTACCGCTTTAATCGCGGTGCTATTATATAAATTGCCTGTCATGACATCCATGACCATTCCACAAAAAATAACCGCTATCATTTTCATCGTCGCTGCAATCCTGTGGATTTTTGAGATCATACCACTCTATGTCACCTCCTTTGTGATTCTTGTTCTCGAAGTACTGTGGTTAATGCCGAAAATGGAAGGGGCTAAAGCGACTACATTCCTATCTCCCTTCTTCAGCACTACAATTCTCCTTTTCTTGGGCGGTTTTGTCCTTGCCAAAGGTCTTGAAGCCTACAAAATAGACGAACTTGTTGCAGAAAAAATACTGGAAAACACAGGTGGAAAACCCGGAATTACCCTTTTTGCATTTCTCGCAGTCTCCGCCTTCCTATCAATGTGGATGTCAAATACAGCAGTCACCGCGCTCATGCTGGCAGTAACTCTCCCTGTCGTAAGAAAACTCACAGATAAAAATTATGCAAAGGCCCTCTTAATAGCTATTGCCTTCGGCTCGAACATTGGTGGAATGGGAACGCCAATTGGAACTCCACCTAATGCAATAGCCCTTGACTATATCAAAAAGGCTGGTAGCAATGTTAACTTTGCTAAATGGGTTTTCTTTGCGTTTCCCTATGTGGTAATCTTAACGGTATTGGCATGGCTTGTGTTATACTTCCTCTTCCCGCACAAGGTTGACAAAGTTGAAATGCATGTTTCCCCCGATGCATCAAAGAGAAATGATCCACGGGTAAAAGTTATAATAATCGTATCGATCATTACAGCCTTATTATGGCTTACTGAGTCTATTCACAAAATAGATGCGGCATACGTAGCCCTCGTGCCGGTTTTAATTTACTTCTCCTTTGGCATACTAAAAAGAGAAGATTTCAACAGCCTTAGCTGGGATGTACTCATTTTAATGGGTGGTGGACTCTCCCTGGGTGAAGCCTTCAAGGCAAGCGGACTTGGTACTTATATAGTAAACTCTCTTGGAATAAGCAACCTCTCTTTCGCTGCCCAACTTGCCCTTCTTGCCGGTGTGACCGCCATAATCACCAACTTCATGTCCAATACCAGTACAGCAGCACTAATAATACCTCTTGCCATGGGATTAAACTTAGATCCCGTACACCAGGCTATTTTAGTGATCGCTATTGGGCTTGCTGCATCCGCATCTATGTTGCTCCCCATTAGCACTCCACCGAACGCCATTGTCTACAGCTCGGGAGAACTTAAAGTTGTGGATATGTTCAAAGCCGGCCTTGTGATTTTAATTTTGCAGTACGCACTTCTAATCACCTTCGAGAAATTCATGATTCAGTTGATAATAAAATAG
- a CDS encoding T9SS type A sorting domain-containing protein produces MHAKDYPIAWGYIYRYIDGQLVPVSGAKPLILEGNPPYFPSTSTNQTFDFESDVSLFTADNNSNARKNCTINFYPLCNWSDSGFSVFDVKFFSINNRNFIALTGQYTTPLQFRFKIIEYFPESQNLSLKLDLNLPWTTRIFADPPFVYVGMREYGIKVVNFSNPESPETLTISGIRAHDICGDDQYLYVASGTGLAVINKSDFNVAYTWSDSGERNYTIAYNPATQKVYLSHRYSMVRIFDASNPPNLIVLDSIISPGDYFDVGAWNHDTLFVIRTPLMGFSLFKEDGTNCGSYEHDYGMVYPYAGTARSPYLYVCWEVQGIHKYLYSAGEFQLIGFFQPDTTWYGAVESCDIIDDSTIVIGADNKGIYILRERSVRVEERVSCKNIKINALYSSGTLKLEVPPQVGLPASIEIFTIDGKRIYSTTLNRSGLQTLKIPLASGVYLLVLKGENRYTGKFVSVK; encoded by the coding sequence TTGCATGCAAAAGATTACCCCATCGCATGGGGGTACATTTACCGCTACATTGATGGGCAGTTAGTTCCTGTCTCCGGCGCAAAGCCCTTGATTTTAGAAGGTAATCCACCGTATTTCCCTTCTACCTCAACAAATCAAACCTTTGATTTTGAAAGTGATGTATCGCTTTTTACAGCAGATAATAACAGCAACGCAAGAAAAAATTGTACCATTAATTTCTATCCCTTATGCAATTGGTCTGATTCAGGGTTTAGTGTTTTTGATGTTAAGTTCTTTTCAATCAATAATAGAAATTTCATAGCTCTAACTGGACAATATACCACTCCGCTCCAGTTTAGATTTAAAATAATCGAATATTTTCCAGAGAGCCAAAATTTATCACTTAAACTTGATCTAAACCTGCCATGGACAACTCGCATTTTTGCAGACCCTCCCTTTGTTTATGTAGGTATGAGGGAATATGGCATAAAAGTTGTAAACTTCAGTAACCCAGAATCTCCAGAAACCCTCACTATCTCAGGTATAAGAGCCCACGACATCTGCGGAGATGACCAATACCTATATGTTGCTTCAGGAACAGGGCTTGCGGTTATTAACAAATCCGACTTTAATGTCGCCTATACCTGGAGTGACAGCGGGGAGCGCAACTACACCATTGCATACAACCCCGCTACTCAAAAAGTTTACCTCAGTCATAGATACTCAATGGTGAGAATCTTTGATGCTTCAAATCCTCCAAACCTCATAGTCCTCGACTCCATTATCTCCCCCGGGGATTATTTCGATGTCGGAGCATGGAATCACGATACATTATTTGTTATAAGGACTCCCTTGATGGGATTTTCACTATTCAAGGAGGATGGAACCAACTGTGGTTCCTATGAACACGATTACGGAATGGTCTATCCGTACGCAGGCACAGCCAGATCACCTTATCTTTACGTATGCTGGGAGGTCCAGGGAATCCATAAATACCTTTATAGTGCAGGCGAATTTCAGCTTATAGGATTTTTCCAGCCAGATACTACCTGGTACGGAGCCGTGGAAAGCTGTGATATCATTGATGATTCTACCATCGTTATAGGTGCTGATAATAAAGGGATATACATATTGAGAGAGAGGTCGGTAAGAGTTGAAGAACGTGTTTCTTGCAAAAATATTAAAATAAACGCCCTCTACTCCAGTGGCACATTAAAATTGGAGGTACCTCCACAGGTTGGACTTCCAGCAAGCATAGAGATTTTTACCATCGACGGAAAAAGAATTTATTCTACCACCCTGAATCGCTCGGGCTTGCAAACCCTCAAAATTCCGTTGGCCTCAGGAGTGTACCTTTTGGTATTAAAGGGGGAAAACAGATATACTGGAAAATTTGTCTCGGTGAAGTAA
- a CDS encoding metal ABC transporter ATP-binding protein — MPEIVFYKVAIGYPGNVIAEDITFTVEKNDFLIIFGPNGAGKTTLAKTILGILKPLKGETYIFGCPVTGVCPHKKMIGYVPQIYNIDKDFPATLYDVVISGCYPLLKPLQKIPSHFKEEAVENLKTVGLIDFKDKPFAHLSGGQQKRGLIARALIGPPKALLLDEPTSGIDMASEIQVNEVIINTHRTFQIPVILITHDINPYLEVATKFILMGYGRYFFGSFEEVIRPDVLSEVYKTKVDVVTKGGFKFINVRDFHHDRNA; from the coding sequence ATGCCGGAAATAGTCTTTTACAAAGTTGCAATTGGTTATCCTGGTAATGTTATTGCTGAGGATATTACTTTTACCGTCGAAAAAAACGACTTCCTTATCATTTTCGGGCCAAACGGAGCAGGTAAAACTACCCTTGCGAAAACGATTCTTGGAATTTTGAAACCACTAAAGGGTGAAACTTACATCTTCGGCTGTCCGGTTACTGGAGTGTGTCCTCACAAAAAGATGATTGGATACGTCCCTCAGATTTATAACATAGATAAAGATTTTCCCGCCACCCTTTACGATGTGGTAATTTCAGGTTGCTATCCTCTTTTAAAGCCATTGCAGAAGATTCCATCCCATTTTAAGGAAGAGGCTGTTGAAAACCTTAAAACTGTTGGACTAATTGATTTTAAAGATAAACCCTTCGCCCATCTCTCAGGAGGGCAGCAGAAAAGAGGACTAATTGCAAGGGCTCTGATAGGACCCCCAAAGGCTTTACTTCTGGATGAACCCACTTCTGGTATAGATATGGCCAGCGAGATTCAGGTAAATGAGGTGATTATAAATACTCACAGAACATTTCAGATTCCCGTAATCCTTATTACCCACGACATAAATCCATATCTTGAAGTAGCCACTAAATTTATTTTGATGGGGTATGGCAGGTACTTCTTCGGTTCTTTCGAAGAGGTTATACGACCTGATGTTCTCTCTGAAGTATACAAAACCAAGGTTGATGTTGTAACAAAGGGAGGATTTAAGTTTATCAACGTAAGGGACTTTCACCATGATCGAAATGCTTAA
- the rpmI gene encoding 50S ribosomal protein L35 codes for MPKVKSKRSAQKRFKVTATGKVKRFKAFKSHLLIGKNAKRRRNLRKPTLVDKTELKKVRRLMPNSF; via the coding sequence ATGCCTAAGGTTAAAAGTAAACGTTCTGCTCAAAAGAGATTTAAAGTGACCGCCACAGGAAAGGTTAAGAGATTCAAAGCATTCAAAAGCCACCTTCTTATTGGCAAAAACGCAAAGAGAAGAAGAAATCTCAGAAAGCCAACCTTAGTGGATAAAACGGAGCTTAAAAAAGTAAGAAGGTTGATGCCTAATAGTTTCTAA
- the thrS gene encoding threonine--tRNA ligase translates to MKLVKGQKVKDFLQSEVVGRSILELAGEDQNYFVALVDGIPKDLTYRLTGNEKEVVLLDFNSEIGRETYWHTTSHIMAQAVKELFPQFKVTIGPAIENGFYYDFDTNGYNFTEEDLRNIENKMREIIKRSLPIERIELPKGEAIEYFKKIGEDYKIEILNEIPDEIVSIYKQGDFADLCRGPHLPNTSYVKAIKLLSSSGSYWRGDENNARLQRIYGISFPTEEQLQEYLNKLEEAKKRDHRVLGKELDLFSVHEEIGPGLILWHPKGAAIRRVIEEFWIKEHLKRDYQLVYTPHVGRSKLWEISGHLNYYKENMYPQMELDNQQYYIKPMNCPFHIMIYKTKVRSYRDLPIRYCELGTVYRYERSGVLHGLLRVRGFTQDDAHIFARPDQILGEIKEVVKFAYFILNRFGFKEYEVFVSTRPKNSVGSPEMWEEATKALMNALNELNIPYKIDEGAGAFYGPKIDITIKDALGRSWQCTTIQFDFNLPERFDVTYRDKDGIDKRPYLIHRALLGSFERFFATLIEYYGGNFPLWLAPIQVAVLPISEENVEYADKIYKALKDNEIRVTINRSDEKLNAKIRDAEIEKIPYMVIVGKKEREQNLISVRKHSVGDLGKMTLEQFLNLIKEEIKGGYTH, encoded by the coding sequence ATGAAGCTTGTAAAAGGGCAAAAAGTAAAGGATTTTTTGCAAAGCGAAGTTGTAGGGAGGTCTATACTGGAACTTGCCGGTGAAGACCAAAATTACTTTGTCGCTTTAGTGGACGGAATCCCCAAAGACTTAACTTACCGTCTCACCGGAAATGAAAAAGAAGTTGTTCTTTTAGATTTTAATTCGGAGATAGGAAGAGAGACTTACTGGCACACCACTTCCCATATTATGGCTCAAGCAGTTAAAGAGCTTTTTCCACAATTCAAGGTAACGATAGGTCCAGCAATTGAAAACGGTTTCTATTACGATTTCGACACCAACGGTTACAACTTTACCGAGGAAGATTTAAGAAACATAGAAAATAAAATGAGGGAAATAATCAAGCGAAGTCTCCCCATTGAGCGTATCGAATTGCCGAAGGGTGAGGCTATCGAGTATTTCAAAAAAATAGGTGAAGACTACAAAATCGAAATTCTCAATGAAATTCCAGATGAAATTGTATCAATCTACAAGCAGGGAGACTTTGCAGACCTTTGCCGTGGTCCTCATCTACCTAACACTTCTTATGTAAAGGCAATAAAACTTTTAAGCTCATCGGGAAGCTACTGGAGAGGCGACGAAAACAATGCAAGATTGCAAAGAATTTACGGAATCTCCTTTCCAACAGAAGAACAGCTACAGGAGTACTTGAATAAACTTGAGGAAGCAAAAAAGAGAGATCATAGAGTCCTTGGAAAAGAGCTTGATCTTTTTTCAGTGCATGAAGAAATTGGGCCAGGACTTATCCTCTGGCACCCCAAGGGAGCAGCCATTAGAAGAGTCATCGAGGAATTCTGGATAAAAGAACACTTGAAACGCGATTACCAGCTGGTATATACCCCTCACGTAGGAAGATCAAAATTGTGGGAAATTTCTGGTCACTTAAACTATTACAAAGAAAATATGTACCCTCAAATGGAGCTGGACAATCAGCAATATTATATAAAGCCGATGAATTGCCCATTCCACATAATGATCTACAAGACCAAGGTTAGAAGCTACAGAGATTTACCAATCAGATACTGTGAACTTGGCACGGTTTACAGGTATGAAAGATCTGGGGTTTTGCACGGACTCCTGAGGGTAAGAGGATTTACCCAGGATGATGCCCACATTTTTGCACGTCCCGACCAAATATTAGGCGAAATTAAGGAAGTAGTAAAATTTGCCTATTTTATTTTGAACAGATTTGGATTTAAAGAATACGAAGTCTTTGTATCAACGAGGCCGAAGAACAGCGTAGGAAGCCCTGAAATGTGGGAGGAAGCAACTAAAGCCCTGATGAATGCCCTCAACGAGCTCAATATTCCTTACAAAATCGACGAAGGGGCAGGCGCCTTTTACGGACCAAAAATCGACATTACAATAAAAGATGCCCTTGGTCGTTCCTGGCAATGCACTACAATACAATTTGACTTCAATTTACCAGAGAGATTTGACGTAACTTATAGAGATAAAGACGGTATTGACAAAAGACCATATCTAATACACAGAGCCCTCTTAGGGTCCTTTGAAAGATTTTTTGCAACCCTCATTGAATATTATGGTGGAAACTTCCCGCTTTGGCTAGCACCTATTCAGGTCGCTGTACTGCCAATCTCTGAGGAAAACGTAGAATATGCAGACAAGATTTATAAAGCTCTGAAGGATAACGAAATAAGAGTTACTATCAACCGGTCAGACGAGAAGTTAAACGCAAAAATCAGAGATGCTGAAATTGAAAAAATCCCTTATATGGTTATTGTTGGAAAGAAAGAAAGGGAACAAAACTTGATTTCTGTCAGGAAACATAGTGTTGGTGACCTGGGGAAAATGACACTGGAACAATTTTTAAACTTGATAAAAGAAGAGATAAAAGGAGGTTACACCCATTAG
- a CDS encoding metal ABC transporter substrate-binding protein: protein MFLLFLLVSTRTISVSIPPLASMVSYLAGERYKVVSILNQTQNPHTYEIRPSDLKTAITSDLYIEVGDHLEGWGKRICEKHKNCLRIYDELESRNIKVSNPHIWLDLTLIHECARIIEKRLEKTFPQDSLLFRKNLNQFLLNFDSLKTELKDLFKNYSGTKVLLYHPSWNNFVEPLGLKVAGALVHHGEKEVSAGDFAKWVQRIKTENIRLIIAEKNMPSRICENLSKESGTCYVLLNPLFGGDFLEGLREQAVLIKKGLECRK, encoded by the coding sequence ATGTTTTTACTTTTTCTGTTAGTTTCTACAAGAACTATCTCGGTTTCAATTCCACCTCTTGCCTCGATGGTTAGCTATTTGGCAGGTGAACGGTACAAGGTGGTTTCTATATTGAATCAAACTCAAAATCCTCATACTTACGAGATTAGGCCTTCGGATTTAAAAACCGCTATTACTTCAGATCTTTATATTGAGGTTGGAGACCATTTAGAGGGATGGGGCAAAAGGATTTGTGAGAAACACAAAAACTGTTTGAGAATTTACGATGAGCTCGAAAGTCGAAATATCAAAGTCTCTAACCCCCATATATGGTTAGATTTAACCCTCATCCACGAATGTGCGAGAATTATTGAGAAGAGACTTGAGAAGACTTTTCCCCAGGATTCTCTTCTTTTTAGAAAAAATCTTAATCAATTTCTTTTAAATTTCGATTCTTTGAAAACAGAGCTAAAAGATCTATTTAAAAATTACTCCGGGACCAAGGTCTTATTGTATCACCCCTCCTGGAATAATTTTGTCGAGCCCCTTGGCTTGAAAGTGGCGGGTGCCCTCGTTCATCATGGAGAGAAAGAGGTCTCAGCCGGTGATTTTGCAAAGTGGGTCCAAAGGATTAAGACTGAAAATATCCGCCTCATTATCGCGGAGAAAAATATGCCTTCTCGAATCTGTGAAAACCTCTCTAAGGAGTCGGGGACTTGTTACGTTCTCCTTAACCCATTGTTTGGTGGTGACTTTCTTGAGGGGTTAAGAGAGCAAGCTGTTTTAATTAAAAAAGGTTTAGAATGCCGGAAATAG
- a CDS encoding metal ABC transporter permease → MIEMLKLSVIQRALIAILITGAFLPLAGSFSLLSGTSFLAAGFAHIAFAGVALGYLLRFDPLLGALVVTVLSAYSLWYLSEKKEGKYEQTLSILFSFFMALAILFFGLTKTYTSDAMSYLFGSPLMANKIDITLLLVAFLFYLVFVIYYHRVLFLIVFSTELSLASGVDVSRFRLYFFLFTALAVVFSMKSVGALVVYGLMIIPPSLSQRVSRHFSQMIWISVLVGIVSAFVGFILSLVVDVPVGAAVVVTATMFYLGSFIFKK, encoded by the coding sequence ATGATCGAAATGCTTAAACTTTCGGTCATACAAAGGGCACTCATAGCGATCTTGATTACAGGTGCCTTTCTACCATTAGCTGGCTCTTTTTCCCTTCTCTCTGGTACTTCTTTTCTTGCGGCTGGTTTTGCCCACATTGCTTTTGCAGGAGTTGCCTTAGGGTACCTTCTTCGTTTTGATCCGCTTTTGGGAGCCCTCGTTGTAACTGTGCTTTCTGCCTATTCTCTGTGGTATTTGAGCGAAAAGAAAGAGGGCAAATACGAACAGACCCTGAGTATTCTGTTTTCTTTCTTTATGGCCTTAGCCATTTTGTTTTTTGGGCTCACTAAGACATACACTTCTGATGCCATGTCTTACCTCTTCGGTAGCCCTTTAATGGCGAATAAAATTGATATAACACTTCTTCTTGTCGCCTTCCTTTTTTACCTTGTTTTTGTTATTTACTATCATAGAGTTTTGTTTCTAATTGTTTTTTCAACTGAGCTTTCCTTAGCCTCTGGTGTAGATGTTAGCAGGTTCAGGCTTTACTTTTTCCTGTTTACAGCCCTCGCTGTGGTTTTCAGTATGAAATCCGTCGGTGCCCTTGTGGTTTATGGTCTTATGATTATCCCACCTTCTTTGTCACAAAGGGTCTCAAGGCATTTTAGTCAAATGATTTGGATATCGGTTTTGGTCGGAATAGTGAGTGCATTTGTTGGGTTTATTCTTTCCCTTGTGGTTGATGTACCGGTGGGTGCTGCGGTGGTCGTGACTGCGACAATGTTTTATTTAGGGTCCTTTATATTCAAGAAATGA
- a CDS encoding glycosyltransferase family 4 protein — translation MKILQVSDAYLPFPGGVGEHIYNLKKYLERLGHEVFVLTSGFPELTEEVDTNVIRRGRVVLTPALKIFNNTQLTLTFDPGLPSFLKEFYKENRFDVVHLHGPLAPNLPGLALHYSPYPSVATFHTAFVGFNWNKVARIFFEKDARKLRKFIFVSKTAKEAVIPPYHGDWVIIPNGVDLELFYPEEKGRFVYGKINVGFLSRHEPRKGLHILLEAFAKDRKLGEDAHLVIGSSGPLTEYYKEFCEEHNIPATFLGKIPKSELPDFYRKIDIFVAPATGGESFGLILLEAMACGTPVIASNIEGYKNVVIDGENGLLFEKGDAFDLAEKIKELISDENLRLKIVKNALEFVKPYHWLEVAKQIEKVYMEIV, via the coding sequence ATGAAGATTTTACAAGTAAGTGACGCCTATCTGCCTTTTCCTGGAGGCGTTGGTGAACATATATATAACTTAAAAAAGTATCTTGAAAGGCTCGGACATGAGGTTTTTGTTCTCACATCAGGGTTTCCTGAACTTACGGAGGAGGTCGATACCAACGTTATAAGGAGGGGTAGGGTAGTACTTACTCCTGCTTTGAAGATTTTTAATAATACCCAGCTCACCTTAACTTTTGATCCTGGACTACCCTCTTTTTTGAAAGAATTTTACAAGGAGAATAGATTCGATGTGGTACATCTTCACGGTCCCCTTGCACCTAATCTTCCTGGACTCGCCCTTCATTATTCACCTTATCCCTCGGTGGCAACCTTTCACACCGCCTTTGTTGGTTTCAACTGGAATAAAGTTGCGAGGATATTTTTTGAAAAAGATGCAAGAAAGTTAAGAAAGTTTATTTTTGTATCAAAAACCGCTAAAGAGGCCGTTATCCCTCCTTATCATGGCGACTGGGTTATCATACCGAACGGGGTTGATTTGGAGCTTTTTTATCCGGAGGAGAAAGGTCGTTTTGTATACGGGAAGATTAATGTGGGTTTTTTAAGCAGGCACGAGCCACGAAAAGGTTTGCATATCCTCCTTGAGGCCTTTGCAAAGGATAGGAAGCTCGGAGAGGACGCACACTTAGTAATAGGAAGTTCGGGGCCCCTTACTGAATATTACAAAGAATTTTGTGAGGAGCACAATATACCTGCCACTTTTCTTGGAAAGATTCCGAAGAGTGAACTTCCAGATTTTTATAGGAAAATTGACATCTTTGTAGCTCCTGCGACGGGTGGTGAAAGTTTCGGTTTGATCTTACTTGAGGCGATGGCCTGCGGCACCCCTGTAATTGCTTCTAACATAGAGGGTTATAAAAATGTTGTTATCGATGGTGAAAATGGCCTTCTTTTCGAAAAGGGAGATGCCTTTGATTTGGCGGAGAAAATTAAAGAGCTTATTTCTGATGAAAATTTAAGATTGAAGATTGTCAAAAATGCTTTAGAATTTGTGAAACCATATCACTGGCTTGAAGTTGCAAAGCAAATAGAGAAAGTTTATATGGAGATTGTTTGA